Proteins encoded together in one Pseudomonadota bacterium window:
- a CDS encoding DUF938 domain-containing protein → MADSTPWIARESGPEDRKFSPAAERNRDVIADALLRLLPSSGTVLEIASGTGQHISHFATLRPDLTFQPSDISSDALRSITAWVAESGGGANILPPIHLDVLAQDAEAQFEDDALAAVMCINLMHISPWEASEALFRLAGKWLPRGAPLFVYGPFFQAGVETAPSNIAFDENLRGRDTRWGIRSIEKVREAASANGFDMPEVTAMPANNLSLAFRRS, encoded by the coding sequence ATGGCAGACTCGACCCCCTGGATAGCCAGAGAGAGCGGCCCGGAAGATCGCAAATTCTCCCCCGCTGCCGAGCGCAACCGGGACGTGATCGCGGATGCGCTGCTGCGGCTATTGCCTTCCAGCGGCACGGTGCTGGAGATTGCCAGCGGCACCGGCCAGCATATCAGCCATTTTGCGACACTGCGTCCCGATCTGACCTTCCAGCCAAGCGACATCTCGTCGGACGCATTGCGATCAATCACAGCCTGGGTTGCGGAATCGGGAGGCGGTGCAAATATTTTACCGCCCATCCACCTCGATGTGCTGGCGCAAGATGCAGAGGCTCAATTTGAGGATGATGCGCTGGCAGCGGTCATGTGCATTAACCTGATGCACATCAGTCCGTGGGAAGCGAGCGAAGCGCTGTTCCGTCTCGCTGGCAAATGGTTGCCGCGCGGTGCACCGCTATTCGTCTATGGCCCGTTCTTTCAGGCCGGTGTCGAGACTGCCCCCAGCAATATTGCCTTTGATGAAAATCTGCGTGGCCGTGATACGCGATGGGGTATACGATCCATTGAAAAGGTGCGCGAAGCTGCCAGCGCAAACGGCTTTGATATGCCAGAGGTTACCGCCATGCCGGCCAACAATCTGTCGCTGGCTTTTCGCCGGTCTTGA
- a CDS encoding isoprenylcysteine carboxylmethyltransferase family protein — MHLFNPGAEKKDSNLPEKQKKDAPNVRFPPPLVFLGFILLGRAGDTLFPLPTLQIAPELEWIGVGLIATGIAIVIVSLGLFSQAGENPEPWTESETIIARGPYRHSRNPMYLGMAMLMLGFAFWQDSAGTLFFLPFAVLAIDRFVIRAEEIYLTRRFGKPYTDYLKKVRRWL, encoded by the coding sequence GTGCATCTATTTAACCCTGGCGCGGAAAAGAAAGACAGCAATTTGCCCGAAAAACAGAAAAAAGATGCTCCCAATGTCCGCTTTCCGCCGCCTTTGGTGTTTCTCGGTTTCATCCTGCTCGGCCGCGCCGGCGATACGCTGTTCCCGCTGCCGACATTGCAGATAGCGCCCGAACTGGAATGGATCGGAGTCGGTCTGATCGCCACCGGCATCGCCATTGTTATCGTTTCGCTGGGACTGTTCAGCCAGGCCGGAGAGAACCCCGAGCCCTGGACCGAGAGCGAAACCATCATCGCCCGTGGCCCCTATCGCCACAGCCGCAACCCGATGTATCTCGGCATGGCGATGCTGATGCTCGGCTTCGCCTTCTGGCAGGACAGCGCCGGCACGCTGTTCTTTCTGCCCTTTGCAGTGCTGGCTATAGACCGTTTCGTGATCCGGGCCGAAGAAATCTATCTCACCCGGCGTTTCGGTAAGCCCTATACCGACTATCTGAAAAAGGTGCGGCGCTGGTTATAG
- a CDS encoding bile acid:sodium symporter family protein — protein MHHRIFQGSTNLFALWTVLGTGWAWFFPAHFLWVVDGRFQPFGQPLISVLLGVIMLGMGLTLTLDDFRRVLQIPRCVATGVILQFTIMPLAGIGIATLFALEPGLAVGLILVSCCPGGTASNVVAYLARANLALSVTMTMASTLVAIIATPLLTGWLADKFVAIDRWNLFVNMVSIVLMPVVAGVVLKRLFPRATNHIAIVSPLASVLVVVLIVAGIIAASKPLIEAHFGELLLAVLLLHLCGFGLGYGLTAITGYGVQERRTISIEVGMQNSGLGSSLASTPAFAAQFVSPLQAALAPVPSALSAVYHVVIGSLLAAIWRRRTANL, from the coding sequence ATGCATCACAGGATATTTCAGGGCTCGACAAACCTGTTTGCGCTATGGACAGTGCTCGGCACCGGCTGGGCGTGGTTTTTTCCGGCGCATTTCCTGTGGGTCGTCGATGGCCGGTTTCAGCCTTTCGGTCAGCCACTGATCAGCGTATTGCTGGGCGTAATAATGCTCGGCATGGGGCTAACGCTGACGCTCGATGATTTCCGCCGGGTTTTGCAAATTCCGCGCTGCGTTGCCACCGGTGTCATCCTGCAATTCACCATCATGCCGCTTGCAGGCATTGGCATTGCCACGCTGTTCGCGCTCGAGCCGGGGCTGGCGGTAGGGCTGATCCTCGTCTCCTGCTGCCCCGGCGGCACCGCGTCCAATGTTGTCGCCTATCTCGCCCGCGCCAATCTGGCGCTTTCGGTGACCATGACCATGGCGTCGACATTGGTGGCGATCATCGCAACGCCGCTGCTGACCGGATGGCTGGCGGACAAGTTCGTCGCCATCGACCGCTGGAACCTGTTTGTTAATATGGTATCGATCGTACTGATGCCCGTGGTTGCCGGTGTGGTGCTAAAACGGCTGTTTCCTCGTGCCACCAACCATATCGCGATAGTATCACCGCTGGCGTCGGTGCTGGTCGTGGTACTGATCGTTGCCGGGATCATCGCCGCATCCAAACCATTGATCGAGGCGCATTTCGGCGAATTGCTGCTCGCAGTGCTGTTGCTGCATCTGTGTGGCTTTGGTCTGGGCTACGGCCTCACAGCGATTACAGGCTATGGCGTGCAGGAGCGTCGCACGATCAGTATCGAGGTCGGCATGCAGAATAGCGGTCTTGGCTCGTCGCTCGCCTCGACCCCGGCTTTTGCGGCGCAATTTGTTTCGCCGCTACAGGCCGCGCTGGCCCCGGTGCCGAGCGCGCTGTCGGCGGTTTATCATGTCGTTATCGGCAGTTTGCTTGCAGCGATCTGGCGACGGCGTACGGCAAATTTATAA
- the gcvPB gene encoding aminomethyl-transferring glycine dehydrogenase subunit GcvPB, with protein MGMNNVGRVTVPQETASDKASATATGNRALMLKEPLIFESGAYDRTGVDIPDAAEVKSRLCGLERDTVIGLPGLAEGETVRHYTRLSRQNYAIDLGLFPLGSCTMKHNPRLNEKVARFPGFADIHPLQPIHSVQGALRVIYQLGEWLKKLTNMPAVSMSPKAGAHGELCGVLAIRSALEARGDAREVILVPTSAHGTNPATAAFAGYKVEDIPATDEGRVDLEALKARLGPDVAGVMITNPNTCGLFERDLKAISDAVHDAGGFVYCDGANFNAIVGRVRPGDLGVDAMHINLHKTFSTPHGGGGPGSGPVVFSEALAPFAPLPFVEEGDDGLLHIIEEETAQEHHGQSFGRMVAFHGQMGMFTRALTYMLSHGADGLRQVAEDAVLNANYVLRAMEDILDAPFADSGPCMHEALFSDSDFAEGFSTLDLAKGLIDEGFHPMTVYFPLVVHGAMLVEPTETESKAALDQFILAFRSVAERALAGDERLKSAPHHAPLKRLDETQAARKPVLVWTDPDPRAEAAE; from the coding sequence ATGGGCATGAACAATGTCGGCAGGGTGACCGTGCCGCAAGAAACAGCGTCGGACAAAGCGTCAGCCACTGCCACTGGGAACCGCGCGCTGATGCTGAAAGAGCCGCTGATCTTCGAAAGTGGTGCCTATGATCGTACCGGTGTCGATATTCCCGATGCCGCGGAAGTGAAAAGCCGCCTGTGCGGTCTGGAGCGCGACACGGTCATCGGCTTGCCTGGCTTGGCCGAAGGCGAGACAGTGCGGCATTATACCCGGTTGTCGCGGCAGAACTATGCCATTGATCTGGGCCTGTTCCCGCTTGGTTCCTGCACCATGAAGCATAATCCGCGGCTGAATGAGAAAGTCGCGCGTTTCCCAGGCTTTGCCGATATTCACCCGCTCCAGCCGATCCATAGTGTGCAGGGCGCGCTCAGAGTGATTTACCAGCTTGGCGAGTGGTTGAAGAAGCTTACCAATATGCCCGCCGTGTCGATGTCGCCCAAGGCTGGTGCACATGGTGAATTATGCGGTGTGCTTGCCATTCGCTCGGCGCTTGAGGCACGTGGCGACGCACGCGAGGTCATCCTGGTCCCGACCAGCGCCCATGGTACCAATCCGGCCACCGCTGCCTTTGCCGGATACAAGGTCGAGGACATTCCCGCGACCGATGAGGGCAGGGTTGATCTGGAGGCACTGAAAGCACGACTGGGGCCGGATGTTGCCGGTGTGATGATCACCAATCCCAATACCTGCGGCCTGTTCGAGCGTGACCTCAAGGCGATTTCGGATGCGGTGCATGATGCCGGTGGTTTCGTCTATTGTGACGGTGCCAATTTCAACGCCATTGTCGGTCGGGTGCGCCCGGGCGATCTCGGCGTCGACGCGATGCACATCAATCTGCACAAGACCTTCTCGACCCCGCATGGCGGTGGCGGCCCCGGCTCCGGTCCGGTGGTGTTCTCCGAGGCGCTGGCACCCTTTGCGCCACTGCCTTTTGTCGAAGAAGGCGATGATGGTTTGCTGCACATTATCGAGGAAGAGACGGCGCAGGAGCATCATGGCCAGAGCTTTGGCCGCATGGTCGCCTTTCACGGTCAGATGGGCATGTTTACCCGGGCACTGACCTATATGCTCAGCCATGGTGCGGACGGCCTTCGCCAGGTCGCCGAGGATGCGGTGCTCAATGCCAATTATGTGCTGCGCGCGATGGAGGATATTCTCGACGCGCCCTTTGCCGATTCGGGGCCGTGCATGCATGAAGCGTTGTTTTCCGACAGCGACTTTGCCGAGGGCTTTTCAACCTTGGATCTCGCCAAAGGCCTGATCGATGAAGGCTTTCACCCGATGACGGTCTATTTCCCGTTGGTGGTGCATGGCGCGATGCTGGTCGAGCCGACCGAGACCGAGAGCAAGGCGGCGCTGGACCAGTTCATTCTCGCTTTCCGTTCCGTTGCAGAGCGTGCACTGGCAGGTGACGAGCGCCTCAAATCGGCGCCGCATCATGCGCCGCTGAAACGGCTCGACGAAACCCAGGCAGCACGCAAGCCGGTGCTGGTCTGGACAGATCCCGATCCCCGGGCGGAGGCCGCAGAGTAA
- the gcvPA gene encoding aminomethyl-transferring glycine dehydrogenase subunit GcvPA: MRYLPLNDEDRATMLVRVGAETIDDLFVDVPEEAILDGPIRDLPNHASELAVERHMASLAAENSVAGNAPFFLGAGAYRHHVPASVDHIIQRGEFLTAYTPYQPEIAQGTLQMLFEFQTQVARLFGCDVANASMYDGSTACWEAIVMARRITRRGKALLSSGLHPHYVSVCQTMARFTKDDLRVSLPDFGGATDYDALIDQIDSDTSCVVVQYPDILGRIDDMTRLAERAAEHKALLIAVVTEPVALGTIKSPGEMGADIVVGEGQSIGVGLQFGGPYVGLFGCKQKYVRQMPGRLCGETVDADGERGYVLTLSTREQHIRREKATSNICTNSGLCALAFSVHMTLLGEAGLRRLAAVNHAMAVKAAERLEQIDGISVVNDRFFNEFTVHLGRDARDIIRTLADRGILAGVSLGRLYPDAEELADGLVIAVTETVTDEDIEALATALEDILQELGTWA, translated from the coding sequence ATGCGTTATTTGCCTTTGAACGATGAAGACCGCGCGACCATGCTGGTGCGTGTGGGTGCCGAAACCATTGACGATCTGTTCGTCGATGTTCCCGAGGAAGCCATTCTCGACGGTCCCATTCGAGACCTGCCCAATCATGCCAGCGAGCTTGCGGTCGAGCGGCATATGGCCAGCCTGGCAGCAGAGAACAGCGTTGCCGGCAATGCGCCCTTCTTCTTGGGCGCAGGGGCCTATCGCCATCATGTTCCGGCCAGTGTCGATCACATCATCCAGCGCGGCGAGTTCCTCACCGCCTATACCCCCTATCAGCCGGAAATCGCACAGGGTACGCTGCAGATGCTGTTCGAGTTCCAGACTCAGGTGGCGCGGCTCTTTGGTTGCGATGTTGCCAATGCCAGCATGTATGACGGCTCGACCGCCTGCTGGGAGGCGATTGTCATGGCCCGGCGCATTACCCGGCGTGGCAAGGCACTGCTTTCTTCGGGCCTGCACCCGCATTATGTCTCGGTCTGCCAGACCATGGCGCGCTTTACCAAGGATGATCTGCGCGTCAGCCTGCCCGATTTTGGCGGCGCGACCGATTATGATGCGCTGATTGACCAGATTGACAGCGATACCAGCTGCGTCGTGGTGCAATATCCCGACATATTGGGCCGCATAGACGATATGACCCGGCTTGCCGAACGTGCGGCTGAGCACAAGGCACTGCTGATCGCGGTTGTCACCGAGCCAGTGGCGCTGGGTACGATCAAGAGCCCGGGTGAAATGGGTGCGGATATTGTGGTCGGAGAGGGCCAGTCCATCGGTGTCGGTCTGCAGTTTGGCGGGCCCTATGTCGGCCTTTTCGGCTGCAAACAGAAATATGTGCGCCAGATGCCGGGCCGCTTGTGCGGTGAGACCGTCGATGCCGATGGCGAACGCGGCTATGTGCTGACGCTGTCGACGCGCGAACAGCATATCCGCCGCGAAAAGGCGACGTCGAATATCTGCACCAATAGCGGCCTGTGCGCATTGGCATTCAGTGTGCATATGACGCTGCTGGGCGAGGCAGGCCTGCGCAGACTGGCAGCGGTTAATCACGCCATGGCGGTCAAGGCCGCTGAGCGGCTTGAGCAGATTGACGGCATTTCGGTGGTCAATGACCGCTTCTTCAACGAATTTACCGTGCATCTGGGCCGTGATGCCCGCGATATTATCCGTACATTGGCGGATCGCGGCATATTGGCCGGTGTTTCGCTTGGTCGGCTTTATCCAGATGCCGAGGAACTGGCCGACGGTCTGGTGATTGCAGTCACCGAGACAGTGACCGATGAGGATATCGAGGCACTGGCAACGGCGCTGGAAGACATTTTGCAGGAGCTTGGCACATGGGCATGA
- the gcvH gene encoding glycine cleavage system protein GcvH translates to MSRYFTDEHEWIEVDGDTATVGITDYAQEQLGDVVFVEVPEADKQVGKGDDAAVVESVKAASDVYAPVSGSVTEGNAALADDPALVNSDPEGAGWFFRLTLSDPSELEGLMDEAAYKEFLATL, encoded by the coding sequence ATGAGCCGTTATTTCACCGATGAGCATGAATGGATCGAAGTCGATGGCGACACAGCCACGGTCGGCATCACCGATTATGCGCAGGAGCAGCTGGGCGATGTCGTCTTTGTCGAGGTGCCCGAAGCCGATAAGCAAGTAGGCAAAGGCGATGACGCCGCCGTGGTTGAATCCGTCAAAGCCGCCAGCGATGTCTATGCCCCGGTTTCCGGCAGCGTCACCGAAGGCAATGCCGCGCTCGCCGATGATCCGGCACTGGTCAATTCCGACCCGGAAGGTGCGGGCTGGTTCTTCAGGCTGACATTGAGCGATCCGTCCGAGCTTGAAGGGCTTATGGATGAGGCAGCCTATAAGGAATTCCTCGCAACTTTGTGA
- the gcvT gene encoding glycine cleavage system aminomethyltransferase GcvT, which translates to MSDQSAEKTLPLNDWHQAKGARMVPFAGYSMPIQYEGIMAEHQWTRNNAGLFDVSHMGQLQLVGEGAAESLERIVPGDISALKPGKMRYSLLLAEDGGILDDMMITNTGRHLYIVVNGAVKHQDITYMRSQLPQTIDLVHLEGQALLALQGPKAAEAFARLSIVGLEPGWPGPDDLYFMDAAPCLWGEVPLGVSRSGYTGEDGFEISVPAEHVVALADALCEQPEVKPIGLGARDSLRLEAGLPLYGHDLDPKTDPVQGNLAFAISKVRRAEGGFHGADRILAALENGADKKRVGFAVEGRMPVREGAPIFAGDAEVGVITSGGFAPTIGAPIAMGFVAADHAALDSRLEAEVRGKRVPIAVSKMPFVPNGYRRKGKS; encoded by the coding sequence ATGAGTGACCAAAGCGCAGAAAAAACGCTGCCCCTCAATGACTGGCATCAGGCAAAAGGCGCACGCATGGTGCCCTTTGCCGGCTATTCCATGCCGATCCAGTATGAAGGCATCATGGCCGAACACCAATGGACCCGCAACAATGCCGGGCTGTTCGACGTGTCGCATATGGGGCAGTTGCAATTGGTAGGTGAAGGCGCCGCCGAGTCGCTGGAGCGGATTGTTCCGGGCGATATATCGGCGCTGAAGCCGGGCAAGATGCGCTATTCGCTGCTGCTCGCCGAGGATGGCGGCATTCTCGATGACATGATGATCACCAATACCGGTCGGCATCTCTACATCGTGGTCAATGGCGCGGTGAAGCATCAGGATATCACCTATATGCGGTCGCAGCTTCCGCAAACTATCGATCTGGTCCATCTGGAGGGCCAGGCGCTGCTCGCGCTGCAGGGGCCGAAAGCGGCAGAGGCGTTCGCGCGGCTGAGCATTGTCGGGCTGGAGCCGGGTTGGCCGGGACCGGATGATCTCTATTTCATGGATGCTGCCCCCTGTCTCTGGGGTGAGGTGCCGCTGGGTGTGAGTCGTTCGGGCTATACCGGTGAAGATGGTTTCGAAATCTCGGTGCCCGCCGAGCATGTCGTTGCACTGGCCGATGCACTGTGTGAACAGCCCGAAGTCAAACCGATCGGGCTGGGGGCCCGTGATTCTTTGCGGCTTGAAGCTGGCCTGCCGCTTTATGGTCATGATCTTGATCCCAAAACCGACCCGGTGCAGGGCAACCTGGCCTTCGCCATCTCAAAAGTGCGCCGTGCTGAAGGCGGTTTCCACGGTGCGGACCGGATATTGGCTGCGCTCGAAAATGGCGCCGATAAAAAACGCGTTGGCTTTGCGGTCGAGGGCCGCATGCCTGTACGCGAGGGCGCGCCGATCTTTGCAGGTGATGCAGAGGTTGGTGTGATCACCTCGGGCGGTTTTGCTCCGACCATCGGCGCGCCAATTGCTATGGGTTTTGTCGCCGCTGATCATGCTGCACTCGATAGCAGGCTCGAAGCTGAAGTGCGCGGCAAGCGCGTACCCATAGCCGTTTCCAAAATGCCCTTTGTTCCCAATGGATATCGCCGGAAAGGAAAATCCTGA
- a CDS encoding NAD-dependent epimerase/dehydratase family protein, translated as MSDTGKRVLIVGVTGLVGRQIFPALADSDNIAAHALVRRGGDGIPSGFHVADPSAWPDAIATLKPDVFISALGTTWKKSGKNEAAFRAVDYHLVLDCAAAAYAAGARHAIIVTAVGSSARSANLYQRTKGEVEDAATSLGFDRLDIIRPGLLRGKRDGEQRIVEGLMLMLAPITDHLIPKSWSRYGSIDSADVARAIVRLALGDTHEAHESKLYVHHNDALLSLAAGTREKSGQDTRLAD; from the coding sequence ATGTCTGACACTGGAAAACGTGTATTGATTGTCGGTGTGACCGGGTTGGTTGGACGCCAGATCTTCCCCGCGCTGGCCGATAGCGATAATATCGCTGCGCATGCTCTGGTCCGGCGCGGCGGTGATGGCATCCCCTCCGGCTTTCATGTTGCCGATCCTTCCGCATGGCCGGATGCCATTGCGACGTTGAAACCGGATGTCTTCATTTCGGCATTGGGAACCACATGGAAGAAATCGGGCAAGAACGAGGCTGCCTTTCGCGCGGTTGACTATCACCTTGTGCTGGATTGCGCGGCGGCGGCCTATGCTGCCGGGGCGCGGCATGCGATCATTGTCACGGCTGTCGGATCCAGTGCCCGATCGGCAAATCTTTATCAACGGACCAAAGGCGAGGTGGAAGATGCTGCTACCAGTCTGGGTTTTGACAGGCTCGATATAATACGGCCCGGCCTTTTACGCGGCAAGCGCGACGGTGAGCAGCGGATTGTCGAAGGCCTGATGTTGATGCTGGCGCCGATCACGGATCACCTTATCCCCAAAAGCTGGTCCCGCTATGGCTCCATTGATAGCGCCGATGTTGCCCGTGCCATTGTGCGATTGGCCCTTGGAGATACGCATGAGGCGCATGAATCAAAGCTATATGTGCATCATAATGATGCGTTGCTGTCGCTGGCTGCGGGGACGAGAGAAAAAAGCGGACAAGACACCCGCCTCGCTGATTGA
- a CDS encoding deoxyguanosinetriphosphate triphosphohydrolase produces the protein MTRASYASDPAKSRGRLHAERDSSVRGPRNAFQRDRDRVIHSISFRRLRHKTQVFIAPDGDHYRVRLTHSLEVAQIGRAIARALGLNEDLTEALCLAHDIGHPPFGHAGERALNDVMADCGGFDHNAQTLRTLMHLDSPYPDRPGLNLSWEVLEGLAKHNGPLVEPGWAMAACDTELSLELHKHGSLEAQIAAIADDIAYDNHDIDDGLRAGFLKREQLMELPFIAAQWDEVRQAFPDAGEAALLREMVRSQIGLMVNDVIAATRERVAAHDITSADDVRMAGRVIGGFSDEMAAKERELKRFMYDNLYLHPDQREAADCACAIIADLTRYYRDDPARLPEDWQSGLDEDDIETGRRIMDFIAGMTDRYAINRYAGHIGPVPNGLRNV, from the coding sequence ATGACCCGCGCTTCCTATGCCTCCGATCCCGCAAAGAGCCGCGGTCGGCTCCATGCCGAGCGGGACAGTTCGGTGCGCGGGCCGCGCAATGCGTTTCAGCGCGACCGCGACCGGGTGATTCACTCGATTTCCTTTCGCCGCCTGCGCCACAAGACCCAGGTATTTATCGCGCCCGATGGAGACCATTACCGGGTGCGCCTGACCCATAGCCTCGAGGTGGCACAAATAGGCCGCGCCATCGCCCGGGCTTTGGGTCTGAACGAGGATCTGACCGAGGCGCTGTGCCTGGCGCATGATATCGGCCATCCGCCCTTCGGTCATGCCGGAGAGCGCGCGCTCAATGATGTGATGGCCGATTGCGGCGGCTTTGATCATAATGCCCAGACGTTGCGCACCTTGATGCACCTCGACTCACCCTATCCTGATCGTCCGGGGCTCAATCTTAGCTGGGAAGTGCTCGAGGGGCTGGCCAAGCATAATGGCCCTTTGGTAGAGCCGGGCTGGGCGATGGCGGCATGCGATACCGAATTGTCACTCGAACTTCACAAGCATGGCTCACTCGAAGCTCAGATCGCCGCGATTGCCGATGATATCGCCTATGACAATCACGATATTGATGATGGGCTGCGCGCCGGTTTCCTGAAACGCGAGCAATTGATGGAACTGCCCTTTATCGCTGCACAATGGGACGAGGTGCGCCAGGCTTTCCCCGATGCGGGAGAGGCGGCGCTGTTGCGAGAGATGGTGCGCAGCCAGATCGGGCTGATGGTCAATGATGTTATTGCGGCAACGCGTGAGCGCGTCGCGGCGCATGACATCACCAGTGCCGATGATGTGCGCATGGCCGGTCGGGTGATTGGCGGGTTTTCCGACGAGATGGCGGCGAAGGAGCGAGAATTGAAACGCTTCATGTATGACAATCTCTATCTCCACCCGGATCAGCGCGAGGCAGCGGATTGTGCCTGCGCCATCATTGCCGACCTGACGCGCTATTATCGCGATGATCCGGCCCGGTTGCCCGAAGACTGGCAATCGGGTCTGGACGAGGATGATATAGAGACCGGACGCCGCATCATGGACTTTATCGCCGGCATGACCGACCGCTATGCGATCAATCGTTATGCCGGGCATATCGGACCTGTCCCTAATGGGCTGCGCAATGTCTGA
- a CDS encoding amino acid racemase: MRKIGLIGGMSWASTETYYRHINTRVQKRAGGMCSGPIVMESLNFCDLSRLDTREQWRHASETLSESAKRLEDAGATAILICANSMHKIYDDVAGAVSVPIIHIADCVGEKMRADGIKRAALIGTRNVMTEGFYRQRLVHHGIRLMPPDMERVEELERIIYEELMLGQATRDSERTLKTFLTNIAKEDVEAVVLGCTELEMIVNTRANVLPIYDGTQIHAEAAVEWILGQG, encoded by the coding sequence ATGCGCAAGATCGGGCTCATCGGTGGGATGAGCTGGGCCTCTACCGAGACCTATTATCGCCATATCAACACCCGGGTGCAGAAGCGCGCGGGCGGGATGTGCAGTGGTCCGATCGTCATGGAGAGCCTGAACTTCTGTGACCTGTCCCGTCTCGATACGCGTGAGCAGTGGCGGCATGCCAGCGAAACCCTGTCGGAATCGGCAAAGCGTCTCGAAGATGCCGGCGCCACCGCCATTCTGATCTGTGCCAATTCGATGCACAAAATTTATGACGATGTGGCTGGTGCAGTCTCGGTGCCGATCATCCATATCGCGGATTGCGTTGGCGAAAAGATGCGCGCCGACGGCATCAAACGCGCGGCGCTGATCGGTACCCGCAATGTTATGACAGAGGGTTTTTACCGGCAGCGACTGGTGCATCATGGTATCAGGCTCATGCCCCCTGATATGGAGCGTGTCGAGGAGCTGGAACGCATCATCTATGAAGAGCTGATGCTGGGTCAGGCGACGCGCGATTCCGAACGCACGCTCAAGACCTTTCTTACCAATATCGCCAAGGAAGATGTCGAGGCGGTAGTGCTTGGCTGCACCGAGCTGGAGATGATCGTCAACACCCGCGCCAATGTCCTGCCCATCTATGATGGCACGCAGATTCATGCCGAAGCTGCTGTAGAATGGATATTGGGTCAAGGCTGA